In one Myxocyprinus asiaticus isolate MX2 ecotype Aquarium Trade chromosome 1, UBuf_Myxa_2, whole genome shotgun sequence genomic region, the following are encoded:
- the LOC127444417 gene encoding sonic hedgehog protein, giving the protein MRLLTRVALVSLVSLSLVVSGLACGPGRGYGRRRHPKKLTPLSYKQFIPNVAEKTLGASGRYEGKITRNSERFKELTPNYNPDIIFKDEENTGADRLMTQRCKDKLNSLAISVMNQWPGVKLRVTEGWDEDGHHFEESLHYEGRAVDITTSDRDKSKYGTLSRLAVEAGFDWVYYESKAHIHCSVKAENSVAAKSGGCFPGSALVTLKDGGQKPLKDLNPGDKVLAADSAGNLVYSDFIVFTDRDSTTRRVFYVIETKEPVEKITLTAAHLLFVLDNSTDDLHTMTAAFASSVKPGQKVMVVDDSGQLKSVIVDRIYTEEHQGSFAPVTAHGTIVVDRVLASCYAVIEDHSLAHLAFAPVRLYYDVSSVIFPKYFINQSDATLQQEGVHWYSKLLYQMGTWLLDGHMLHPLGMSVNSS; this is encoded by the exons ATGCGGCTTTTGACGAGAGTGGCGCTGGTGTCTCTTGTCAGTCTGTCCTTGGTGGTGTCCGGACTGGCCTGCGGTCCTGGCAGAGGCTACGGCAGAAGAAGACATCCGAAGAAACTGACACCTCTCTCTTACAAGCAGTTCATACCTAATGTCGCGGAAAAGACCTTAGGAGCCAGCGGCAGATACGAGGGCAAGATCACGCGCAATTCGGAGAGATTTAAAGAACTTACTCCAAATTACAATCCCGACATTATCTTTAAGGATGAGGAGAACACAGGCGCGGACAGACTCATGACACAG AGATGCAAAGACAAGCTGAACTCACTGGCCATCTCTGTAATGAACCAGTGGCCAGGGGTTAAGCTGCGTGTAACAGAGGGCTGGGATGAGGATGGTCATCATTTTGAAGAATCACTCCATTACGAGGGAAGAGCTGTTGATATCACCACGTCTGATCGAGACAAGAGCAAATATGGGACGCTCTCTCGGTTAGCTGTGGAGGCTGGATTTGACTGGGTCTATTACGAGTCCAAAGCCCACATCCATTGCTCTGTCAAAGCAG AAAACTCGGTTGCCGCTAAATCTGGAGGCTGCTTCCCGGGTTCGGCTTTGGTCACGCTGAAAGACGGAGGACAGAAGCCCCTGAAGGACCTGAACCCCGGTGACAAGGTGCTGGCGGCGGACAGCGCGGGAAACCTCGTGTACAGCGACTTCATCGTGTTCACGGACCGAGACTCGACGACGCGACGTGTGTTTTACGTCATAGAAACTAAAGAACCCGTTGAAAAGATCACCCTCACCGCAGCTCACCTCCTGTTTGTCCTCGACAACTCAACGGATGATCTCCACACCATGACCGCCGCGTTTGCCAGCAGTGTCAAACCTGGACAAAAGGTGATGGTTGTTGATGATAGCGGTCAACTTAAATCTGTCATCGTCGACCGGATATACACGGAGGAGCACCAGGGCTCGTTCGCACCAGTGACTGCTCATGGAACCATTGTGGTCGACCGAGTACTGGCGTCTTGTTACGCGGTAATAGAGGACCACAGTCTCGCGCATTTGGCCTTCGCGCCAGTCAGACTCTATTATGACGTGTCATCAGTCATATTTCCAAAATACTTCATCAATCAGTCCGATGCGACTTTACAACAGGAGGGAGTCCACTGGTACTCTAAGCTCCTTTATCAAATGGGAACGTGGCTTTTGGATGGTCACATGCTTCATCCTTTGGGGATGTCAGTAAACTCGAGCTGA